In Nocardioides nitrophenolicus, the genomic window GATCCACGGCCGGGCGGGTGAGGGTGAGTCCCAGGTCCCCGAGGACGGCGTCGGACCGCGCCGCCAGCTCGGCCGCGAGGACGGGGTTCGCGCGCGCCTCGATCAGGGCGCCGGCCAGGGTCCGCAGCTTCACGTTGTGGTTGCGCGACCACCACCGCAGCATCTCGAAGGCGGCGTGCGGGTTGACGGAGTACCCCAGCATGAGCGCACCCTTGGCCCGCTCGATCACGATCCGCGACGAGACCGCCGCCGCCACCGCCTCCTCGATCTCGGCGGCCGCGACCGTCGCCAGCTCCGCCGTCACATCGACGTACAGCAGGTCGACGCGGCCCGGGGCGGCATCGTGCGCCTCGGCCCCGACCAGGACGACGACACTGCCGTCGGAAGCCGTCTCCGGGCGGACCCGGTAGTCGGCCGAGAAGGGACGGGCGGCGTCAGCACGGCACGCGGCCGTCCCCGATGCGGCGACGTCACGATCGAGGTCGGTGGGTGCGGCTCCGGGCTGCCGGCCGTGCATCCGACCGGCCTCGTCGTCCCAGTGCAGCGAGTCGGCGAGCGGGTCGTAGCAGCCGAGTCCGACGCGGTGCGCAGCCAAGTCGGTCTCCGTCGGGCCGGTGTTCACGATGTCGCCGGAGGGCGTCCGGGGCGCGGGCAGCGACCGACAGCGGTCCGCCGGCGGTGTCCCCCGAGCGTATCGAGGGACCGGTACCGGCGGACCGCCGTCGTGTCTCAGGCGGCGGACGTCACCGAGTCGACCCCGACCGCACGCCGCAGGTCGGTGAAGATCCGCTGCAGCAGCCGCGAGACCTGCACCTGGGTCACGCCGAGCTCGTCGGCGATCTCCTGCTGGGTGCGCTGCTCGTAGAAGCGCATCCGCAGGATCCGCCGGTCGCGCGGCTTGAGCCGGCGGCAGGCCGGCCCGAGCATGGCGACGGCCTCGCTGTGCTCGAAGCCCTCCTCGACCGTCGGCAGCAGGTCGCCGAGCGGGCTGCCGGTCGCGGCGACCGGCTCGTCGAGCGAGGCGGCATGGGCGAGGTCG contains:
- a CDS encoding ANTAR domain-containing protein, with product MAAHRVGLGCYDPLADSLHWDDEAGRMHGRQPGAAPTDLDRDVAASGTAACRADAARPFSADYRVRPETASDGSVVVLVGAEAHDAAPGRVDLLYVDVTAELATVAAAEIEEAVAAAVSSRIVIERAKGALMLGYSVNPHAAFEMLRWWSRNHNVKLRTLAGALIEARANPVLAAELAARSDAVLGDLGLTLTRPAVDR